Below is a genomic region from Ghiorsea bivora.
TGTCTTCGCCTGCTGTTTCTGTTGAAACTTTGGCGAAAGAAACGGGCATAGCTAGAAGCACGCTTTATAGATGGAAACAAGCTGGTGGTGCTCGTTCTAGTGCCACGAAGTGGCGCAGTGAGGATAAGTTTAATGCTTTGATTGAAACAGCCGCATTCAGTGCGGTTGAGCTTGGCGAATACTGCCGCAAGAAGGGTATTTATGTTGAGGATATTGAGGCTTGGAAGCAGGCAGCGATTCGTGGTAATCGTGAGCAAGGTGAACTTGATATAGCAGCCAAGAAAACCGCGACCCAAGCAAGTAAGGAGTTGGCGCGTTTGCGGCGTGATATTGAGCGCAAAGATAAGGCTTTGGCAGAGGCAGCTGCGCTGTTGATACTGTCAAAAAAAGCCAATGCCATCTGGGGGGATCCCGAGGCAGAATGATTGCCAAGGATGAACGTCAGGTGGCTGTCACACTACTTCATGAAGCTATAAGTGCAGGGGCGCGTATGCATAAATCTTGTCATATTCTGGGCATTTCTACGCATACATATTTGCGCTGGAAAAAGGTTGGAGGGCTTGAAGATAAGCGCTCGCAGGTTGTGCGTGTACCTAGCAATAAATTGAGTTTAGAGGAAAGAAAACAAGTGCTTACCATCTGTAACAGTGAACCATACCGCTCATTACCACCTTCACAAATTGTACCTATGCTCGCAGATGAAGGGCGGTATATTGCTTCAGAATCAAGCTTTTATCGTATTTTACGTGAAGCAAAGCAACTGCATCGGCGAGGCAAAGCTGCGGCACCTCGCAAGGTTATAAAACCTAAAGCTTTTAAGGCTACAGCAGCCAATCAAGTATGGAGTTGGGACATCACTTATTTGGCTGCCAGCATCAAGGGTAAGTTTTACCGTTTGTACTTGGCCATGGATATTTTTAGCCGCAAAATTGTAGGTTGGGAAGTGCATGAATCTGAAACTGCCGCTCACGCATCAGCATTGATTCAAAA
It encodes:
- a CDS encoding IS3 family transposase (programmed frameshift) translates to MTRYSEELKDKLVEKMLSSPAVSVETLAKETGIARSTLYRWKQAGGARSSATKWRSEDKFNALIETAAFSAVELGEYCRKKGIYVEDIEAWKQAAIRGNREQGELDIAAKKTATQASKELARLRRDIERKDKALAEAAALLILSKKGQCHLGGSRGRMIAKDERQVAVTLLHEAISAGARMHKSCHILGISTHTYLRWKKVGGLEDKRSQVVRVPSNKLSLEERKQVLTICNSEPYRSLPPSQIVPMLADEGRYIASESSFYRILREAKQLHRRGKAAAPRKVIKPKAFKATAANQVWSWDITYLAASIKGKFYRLYLAMDIFSRKIVGWEVHESETAAHASALIQKACLTENTVEKELVLHSDNGSPMKGATMLATLQRLGVVPSFSRPSVSDDNPYSESLFRTLKYTPAYPSQPFESLAKARAWIHTFVTWYNTEHRHSSLKFVTPVQRHSGEDESILNHRKKVYEMAKKQQPKRWSGNTRNWGRLNHVWLNPENEICAKNEPCLNAA